The Microplitis mediator isolate UGA2020A chromosome 10, iyMicMedi2.1, whole genome shotgun sequence genomic sequence GAATTCACATTTACTTTAAACTTTGATTACAGCTACGAAGAACGCGCCCGCTCAATTGATGTTGTAATGAGAAATTACAAAGAATCAACAACATTTGAGGAATTCGCTACTAATATTTATTCTCCTGTTCCCCCGAAAAATTCTTTCAGCGGCGTTTCATCTGTAACAggttagtttttaaaatttagtattttcaGTGAGTAGTTGCCATAATTTGTGATTCTTCAGACTCCATTACTACCAGTGTACAATCCATAGCATCTTCGAACCTCGCAGCTGCGCTTCTGGACTCCCACCAGGGATGCTCTAATGTTCTTCGCGGCAATACTGCATTTAGCGGTATAGATATGCGCATGAATAGAGGTGACTAATTCTGATCATTAACCTATATCTACTTTGTAAAAAAGTTAGTATTAGTAACTTGAatgttttagttttttttaagatatgtatatattttaacaacaaaaattttaacagagTTTAGTTCTTTATGTTAATACCCTAGTAGCATTCTTAAGGAAGTCTTACGTAAATCTGTATCTTCAGTCTTCAGCAAGTCTGCATCATCAGTCTGAGGCAAGATACTTCCGTAAGAAACCTTAAGTAAATCTGTAGTCATACGTGCTGAAGATCCATTAGCTTAGATTTGCTGCAGAATTGCTTCAGAAACCAGGGCATAGCTGCCCTCTTCGTTACTTCGTGAGCATTAGAACAGTAAATCTAGTGGCGCCCACTTGGTGttcgatataattttatcgagtaataacattattaatttgtagcactgtaaatttaaatgaagatCATTGGGTTTGCTAAAGGAACTGCGCTTGAGCTTTAAGATGAAGAAACCTGATATCTTAAGCAATTCTGACCGAACATTGTTATATATTACGTATATTGTTCAAGAATTGCTGCAGTTTCTACAGATTTTCGTAAGTCTTCAAGAAGAATCTCAAGCAAGATTTGATGAAATCTTTGGAAGTATTCTTATGAAATCCATCTTCTTGTTTAAATCTTCTGTAAGAAACTTGCTGAAGAACTTTGTCAAGTAACTCTTAAGACAATGCTACTAGGGTAGTTATGTATGCATAAGTATCGGAGAtttaaagattttataagacaatttaaaatcacTCAATTTATTAGATTATGCCTCaggtatatttttatcaatctaATACTTCACATTATTActactaattttttcgagttattcaaatattatctTCACTATTAGTATCTtcaaatactaaaatttataatattttagctTCTGACGGCAGCAAAGTTCTACAAGACAGCCCAGCTCTTCACGGTATTTCACCTCgaccattgaaaaaaatgtctttcaaATCAAGTCCAAAGCCAAGAAACAGTAATCAACATTTAACTCCACCAGACAGTCCAAAtatgagtaaatttaaaatatcaaattaatagTAGTTATTTGTCATCGTAAACTAGTTCTATCGATTAAAAATGGACAATTTATTACTCTAAAATTCTAATCAACAGCAGATAGATAAAAGAATTGCTTTTTTATAAAGAGtcatgaaataattaaaattaattattggccTCGAAGTTTCATATGTTCCGTCCTtagatttacttttttttgtattaacatttcaattgtattttataatgataagtTAGCAATAGAACTACAGTTTCGCTGTTTTATTTAGCAATAaccataataatatattttactacaGTACAGTTACTTTGTTAaccgattttattttttaatttataatagcTGTAAAAAATggttacaaatttttgttaatgatTTTTAACCCTTAGTCACTCGCATCATTTTTCTATTGTGGTCCTAGTAAAAGAATAGGCCTCGGAAATTACCCCCACTACTGAACATTTATGAACTGCGCATGCGCACAGAAAGTGGGAGAACATTAGCACGTAAAATATCCAGAGTGGGAGTAAAAACCGACGACACCCGAAGTCCAATCTCTTGTTGGGACCACAATATCCTTCGTCACGAGCGCTACGCCGCGGAATTAAACCGAGCGCGGTGTTGCCAAATCATCTGATATCAAATGTAAATGAAACCACTATGTCTACGGTATAGATACACGGTAGGCTCGCGCCATGACACTTCAAACATATACATgtgtttgaacgtgtacttggcgcgagacactaccgtgtctcctgaaaaataactacttttgttaaaagattcaaattataaacagatttttatttacttgaaattacaaagtacttttttataatgaaatcaACGTCCCTGGTATATTTAACATTCAAATTTCCCTCGtctttttaaaagaattaaatgagggaattaaaaatagttctgtgtatttttttttcatacctGGTaagaaaatcaaattaaatttaactgaaacttAAAATGTATAGTatcgtattaaatttttattggaaagctgtattgatatttttgtgaaaattatgCATTACATGATTTATTTACGtctattgatatatttataaaaataaacatataaaaataaaaattcaaaatagatttttattttcgtatggttattttattaaaaaaagatgctttttatttttaaaattcatttttttaccgcGTTTTCGTTCTCTTTTCACAATATATAgcaaaaatgttgataataaaatataatatatgaaaagtaTTATTTGGGGCACAAGACGTTGCTATGGAGTATAACTTCTTAAGAACTGGACCAAAGAATCCGATTAATGTCGCAATCGAAAGCGAATCGTTTGTTTATACGGCGCATCCACGGtcattttatctaaaaattcaataaattttttaaaattttatttagaagtttaaaaatcaaattgatatttCGTTCGGGTATAAACACACAGCCGAAATTCTCGCGctcaattaacaattttcgattttttttttccaacaaatcaattgcaaaaaaaaaagtaaaaacatgcgaatataaaaattaaaaaactatgggtagaattttttaaatattttttgtttatagtgtatcgtttttaaaaaaaattcaaaaattattagacgtcagctactTCAGTATGATTTGTTCGATGcatacttggcgcgagacactaccgGATATCTTGATTGTctgagttttataaaattattttttcatggaaattttttgcatttattTCGGAACGGCCGTATTATGTCTCACGGAGTTGAAAACAAGTAAAATATTCTTgttggtaaaattttaaaatgattgtATCAATCTAAGTTTATAACTTGGATtgtaaaatttgtgaaaattgaatttgaaaataattattatttactgcaATAATTTCtctaaactttttatattaattagtagcatagttttcaaattgaatatttaaaaatattactgtTTGCCGCGTAAAGTTTAtactttcaattatttatagagTACCGATTAAATGTAAGGCAGAGAAATTGTCAGGCAATTGACGTCAATTAActagcaaaaaattttttaccgttATTTCACATCTAGATGCATGAAGAgaaattttgtataaatttttccgaatGAACAAATCGGATTTTATGTTGAGAGATACGACTTGCAATTTACTTACAATTATAAGCGTTTGTTTATTGATGTCccttagaaaattattttacgaaaaattgaatgaaaattcTTTGACGTCAATTGACAAGCAATTATCGTCAATTTCCCGTAATCTGActgaacataaaaattttactctgaCAGAAAGTTGTGGAAAGTTTCTGTCAACTAACGGAACATCAACTCGTTGCAGTCAACTTGATGTAAAATTTCGGCTGGAAATTTCTGTCTGATTCCATTTAATCTGAACTTCCCCTCAATTTTGACTCCCATCATTCCtaggtagtaaatttacgtcaaattgtatagcaagttgtttataaattgtcgtcaaaaacggaaaagtccaaagttgacggacatttgacgaaaaattcaaggaaacttttgccAAAACAAATTGTAGATGTCAAATGTCAGACTTGACGAGATTCGACTgaacgaaaatattttttactccatCCAATCTGACTGCAAGTTGACGTCAACTATAATTCCAGTTTGTGTGAAATCTCTACCAAGTTAGACAGCAAAAGTTCAAACGATTTTCAAAACAATTGCACTcctattgttaaaaaaaaactgaacaAGTTGACGCACATTTGTCGTCAGATTGAAATCTAACCTGCGCAGCAACTTGTAACCCAACTTACCCGAAATTAACGTCAAAATGAAAGTAAATTCTGCTGAGCAATCCCGATTATCCGTTTTTCCTCGATGATGATCACCGagtaattaaatcaatttgGTGAGAAAAATCACTTCGGGTATCTTCGGTCCCATGAAAATTATCCGTAAAAATATTCGGTGTACAAGACCCGAAGTGACTTATCAAACTAGTCCGAATTCGTTTATTAACTTCAGACTATTCCTTAGTTCCTGAGTAGTTTCACTCTAGAGAAGGGAAGAGAAAGAGAGCTTTGAATAATGACGTAAAAAAtgagaaagaagaaataaagAATCATCAGCAGCGATGGGAGGAACGTGCGAACCATGAACCGTCTCAGTATTGTCGACAAGAGAGGGTCTTCTTAggcgataattttttgaggtTTCTTTtgcgttgtttttttttttttttttttttatttttttttttttcttatcaacaTTAAGTTGTAAAAAAACTTCCAGATTTAAAAGGAATGGTGGCCACAATAGCGGATGATAATTTAACCGTGGACAGACAGAAAACAATAAACCGGCgttgatataaattatatatatttatatgaggAAAAGGCGATCCAAGGCATGAGGTCTCCTTCGAGCTGCAGACATTGGAGATCCCGAAGTGTCCTGAAgccaatgatattttttataaatttattgtgatcTCTTGTGTGCAGTATTCCGTTAGCTAACAAATTGACACATTGTTGACTTTGATGGAAATGTGCGAGCATTAGCACATTTTTACCCGAGGTTTAATTCGTGAGTGTACTGATGACGTTTCCATTTGTGTCATATAACGCTTTCGGGGTTGAAATGTAGATCATTATGGAATGTGCCAGTGCGTAGGtgttttacttaaaaaaatataaatcctcatgtttttttagtgaattttaattatcaagtaCTCGATGTCAGATGCACTTGAAATTTCAACGGATATTCAAAATACCTTTGggtttttacttttgaattttaaatatttttaagattttgtCTGATAGATTTACTGAGCATCTAAAGTGGATTTTAAAATGAACAACAATTTCACAAAAtcgacatatatttttatatattttaagtaacatatatattaatatatataggaaaatatatttactgaaGAATTACTTGGAAAAATGATGTACTGGTTCGTGTAACAAAAACAGAgaaggtttaaaaaaaaaaaggtattttttaaatttaatttgtgcgcttcctgattaaaaattccgattgaatctgattgaaaaattctagACGTAAAGTTCTGATTGAATCTGACACAAATTCGGCTGAGTTTCAATCAGATTTAAttagagtttttaatcagagtgttaattaaattttactagtaaatttttttggatatttgATGTAATGAAGAGTTAAATTGCAGGATGGATCCCGGTGGGATATCACTATGCGGGAGAAGTCATCAAAATGTCGCACTCACTTAAATTATGTGAGGAGCACAACAGAAATGTGCTCACGTGATCCTCCTGTTCTGCACCCTGCCCTTGCTAAGGCCAATGGTAAAAGTTCTAGTCTCCAGTCAAGTTCCCATGGTGAATCTCGAAGCGAAGGTAATTTGCTTCCGACTCCTGGCGGTAGGCTTAAGTTCTTCAAAGATGGAAAGTTTATTTTGGAGCTGTCACACCGACGAGATGGAGAGAGAACTACGTGGTTTCCTGTTCCTAAGAAGACGTTCTGGCCTCCAGCTAGCACTCCACCCAACAAGCAAGAAATCACGTCTCTCAGCGGtatgttacaaaaataaaactaagaGTGGCCACAAACCGGGAAACGTCAGGGAATTTTTAACAGTATCCGGAAATTTAATTGCGACTCAGTGCAATTTAAGTGCaagtatgaatttttcacATAAACCTGAGGTCTATTTACCCTGAGGTTCTCCCAACACCAAAATCACAAATATCCCACTGTCCCACGTTCCACACCAACAGTTAATTAGTCGCTGATGAATATCGTCGTACAACAAAAAccaaaaaagcaaattgtagcttcaagtgtctagttttcagatcttggaattttttatgatacgtGGATCCGGAGATATCCTAAAAAACcattgaaacaaaattttccaaatttttgttcgtaaaaatttagaatttaaaatttttttgattgttGCCAAGGCACAGGTCAAATGGCGAATTTCATTACATattaagtatatttattatgcttctaaagttagccgaggtcaaataatttttggattttttttttaggcggtaaattataaaaaaatcaaaatttgaaaaaattgcacttgtagttttttaaattttctacatgtgcatatttctagttttttttttttttcgtaattgatttgttcgaaaaacaatctgaaaatttttaattgtctgctaactttgggatcgtatatttattacataagAAACATATAGTTGTGAGTACATGGTACaacaatataaaatagaaatattttagataaatttgGTTTACAGTTACATCGATATTCATtcggtaataattatttaaaaacaaggacttaatttcacttttatttagTTCAACTAGCAATTTTATGTATTGCACTGAGTTTATTCTTATCACAGTTACTAGGTAATCAATTTTTGACTTAGTATACAGTATTTGagattttatcatatatttactcTTCATtagactttattttatttgtcgagattcgataaataattaaagactTGCAAGCTGCTCGAATTTACAATTTCACGTGGAAGTTCTCTCCAAAATCTTATTACAGTCACCAAAAAAGATTTTCCCAAGTAGCTCGTAGTAAAAAGGTAGCTTGAAGGAGGTATGTTTTCTTGTAGTTAATCGATTTGAACGTCGAACGTCTGTTTCCTCAACAAACAAGTCACGCAAATACTCCGGTTTTCCATTCTctagtaatttatataaatagcaAACTGCATAATATAGTCGgcgatatttaattttaagccaTCCCAGTTCTTGACGGCGAGGACTAATGATctatattcaataaatttttttcgatagttATGATCGATTTTTTGATTACCGGAActgtgcataataaaaaaatttcaagatctgaaaactagacattagaaattttctttttttgtacgACTATTTTCCTTAGAGTTACAACctatagaaaatcattttaaaatttctaatttatttaatatcccttaatttttgtgactcgtgtatttttaatttattttaatcttgacatcgaataatcaaaagtaagccatattaattcatttcattgactttttttttgtttctcgcATGATTTAATCATcagatttaattgataatgaaaattcaatcaaAAGTTTGAATATCAATggtatgaataaaatttttgaatcagggaaaaatgtgaTACTCTGATGGAAACccgggaaatatcagggaatttcgaaTCTTTTTTTTGTGGCCACTcgtttttgattaaattttcctCAGATAATTATGAACATTTTTAAAACCTAGATGATAATTCATCGATACAATCGAGTCCATGGCAGAGGGACCATTGTTGGAAGCAAGCTCGTCCTCGACGCTGTACCACTATggagtttaatttttactacagGCGAGATCCTCGTACTCAAATATCTGCTCCAGCTAATTTGCTTGTTCGCAAATATCGACGTCCCCTTGATCCAACGCCGTTGCAGTTAATCGCAGAACCGAGTGCAACTCATAAGAAGAtcactcataaaataaaaaataatgctgCGACTGGCAAAACTTTAAGTCTCATTATCGATAAGTTGTCTCGTTTGGATCCTAATGTCGTTTCACCACGAAAGCGAATACTGCGAGAGCTAGAAAGAGTGACATTAGAAGATCAGGCTTCTAAAAGGCGCGCGACACCTCAGCCAATAACTTTATCGACTACGATAATTCCTACGACGACGAGTACAACTATACCTTCACCAAAACACCTCTCATCGTACAGCATAACGAGTATTTTAGGAGAAAACAAGCCAAATCCTGAGTCaggtt encodes the following:
- the LOC130675693 gene encoding uncharacterized protein LOC130675693 isoform X2; the protein is MREKSSKCRTHLNYVRSTTEMCSRDPPVLHPALAKANGKSSSLQSSSHGESRSEGNLLPTPGGRLKFFKDGKFILELSHRRDGERTTWFPVPKKTFWPPASTPPNKQEITSLSDDNSSIQSSPWQRDHCWKQARPRRCTTMEFNFYYRRDPRTQISAPANLLVRKYRRPLDPTPLQLIAEPSATHKKITHKIKNNAATGKTLSLIIDKLSRLDPNVVSPRKRILRELERVTLEDQASKRRATPQPITLSTTIIPTTTSTTIPSPKHLSSYSITSILGENKPNPESGFLRNLLKLDDGHAFNYLTSNFNPRTRGDPFIGSANTSVHHPFYGVPVLPPGTYRAPGLWMHYPPPVHYSPRIHPTYLPPPIHPSSPPVHHYKEYREQTLTPPSDMPLNLSKHAG
- the LOC130675693 gene encoding uncharacterized protein LOC130675693 isoform X1; protein product: MREKSSKCRTHLNYVRSTTEMCSRDPPVLHPALAKANGKSSSLQSSSHGESRSEGNLLPTPGGRLKFFKDGKFILELSHRRDGERTTWFPVPKKTFWPPASTPPNKQEITSLSDDNSSIQSSPWQRDHCWKQARPRRCTTMEFNFYYRRDPRTQISAPANLLVRKYRRPLDPTPLQLIAEPSATHKKITHKIKNNAATGKTLSLIIDKLSRLDPNVVSPRKRILRELERVTLEDQASKRRATPQPITLSTTIIPTTTSTTIPSPKHLSSYSITSILGENKPNPESGFLRNLLKLDDGHAFNYLTSNFNPRTRGDPFIGSANTSVHHPFYGVPVLPPGTYRAPGLWMHYPPPVHYSPRIHPTYLPPPIHPSSPPVHHYKEYREQTLTPPSGRYALKFIKACRLNLRIP